One region of Hugenholtzia roseola DSM 9546 genomic DNA includes:
- a CDS encoding mevalonate kinase family protein: protein MKNPYFNSKILLFGEYSIIKDSMGLALPYDLFQGRLIFKNVTQVSSKILQSNQELRTFVQYLEQLTKQDDFPVQFDFTSLHFDLEQGLFFESTIPQGFGVGSSGALTAALYYGYARNKIKINGHIPTQNEILELKRIFAKMESHFHGSSSGFDPLICYLNRPLLIKNKSEIEATSLPDFKGDRGAIFILNTGRARRTEPLVSLFLEKCKSDNFEVDKLIEYNNTCIKSLLTAQLDTLFDTLKELSYFQYKNLQPMIPTLYRKMWKQGLQTNDYNLKLCGAGGGGFILGFTQNLEKTKTLLAEQQIRIVCEL, encoded by the coding sequence GTGAAAAATCCCTATTTTAATTCCAAAATATTGCTTTTTGGTGAGTATAGCATCATCAAAGATTCGATGGGGTTAGCTCTGCCTTACGACCTTTTTCAAGGGCGGCTTATTTTTAAAAATGTAACGCAGGTATCTTCTAAAATCTTACAATCGAATCAGGAACTTCGCACTTTCGTTCAATATTTAGAACAATTAACGAAACAAGATGATTTTCCCGTACAATTCGATTTTACCTCCCTGCATTTCGACCTCGAGCAGGGGCTTTTTTTCGAATCTACGATTCCGCAGGGTTTTGGCGTAGGCAGTTCGGGCGCACTCACAGCAGCACTTTATTACGGCTATGCGCGAAATAAAATTAAAATCAATGGGCATATTCCTACCCAAAATGAAATTTTAGAATTAAAGCGTATTTTTGCTAAAATGGAAAGCCACTTTCATGGGTCAAGTTCTGGCTTCGACCCGCTGATATGCTACCTCAATCGCCCCTTGCTTATCAAAAACAAGAGCGAAATAGAGGCTACCTCCCTGCCTGATTTTAAGGGAGATAGAGGGGCTATTTTTATCCTCAATACAGGACGCGCACGCCGTACAGAGCCGCTGGTGAGTCTTTTTTTAGAAAAATGCAAGAGCGATAATTTTGAAGTTGATAAACTAATTGAATATAATAACACCTGCATTAAATCGCTACTCACTGCCCAACTCGATACGCTTTTTGATACACTAAAAGAACTTTCTTATTTTCAGTACAAAAATTTGCAGCCCATGATTCCAACTTTGTACCGAAAAATGTGGAAACAAGGCTTACAAACAAATGATTACAACTTAAAACTTTGTGGAGCAGGCGGTGGTGGTTTTATTTTGGGTTTTACACAAAATTTAGAAAAAACCAAGACGCTATTAGCCGAGCAGCAAATTCGCATTGTTTGTGAGTTGTGA